The nucleotide sequence CCCCGCCCTTAACGGGTGATCAAATTCGGCAAACGTTCTTAGAGTTTTATGCCGCCAAGGGACACACAATTCTCCCCAGTGCTTCTCTGATTCCTGAGGATCCGACAGTCCTGCTCACCATTGCCGGGATGTTACCGTTTAAGCCAATTTTTCTCGGACAACAGGCCCGGACGGTTCCCAAAGCCACCACCTCACAAAAGTGTATTCGCACTAATGATATTGAAAATGTGGGTCGAACCGCGCGCCATCATACGTTTTTTGAGATGTTGGGCAATTTTAGTTTTGGCGATTATTTCAAGACCGAAGCAATTAGCTGGGCCTGGGAACTGTTAACCGAGGTTTATCAACTCCCCCCAGATCGCTTAGTTGTGAGTGTGTTTGAATCCGATGACCAGGCCTGGGAGATTTGGCACAGCAAAATTGGGATTCCCCCAGAAAAAATTTGTCGGATGGGCGAAGATAGCAACTTTTGGACGGCTGGCCCGACTGGCCCCTGTGGCCCCTGTTCTGAGATTTATTACGACTTTCACCCCGAACTTGGCACAGATGGCCTTGATTTAGAGGATGATTCCCGCTTCATTGAGCTATATAACCTGGTCTTCATGGAGCTTAATCAAGATGCCAATAAGCACCGGACTCCTTTACAAGCCAAAAATATTGACACTGGCATGGGCCTGGAGCGAATGGCGCAGGTATTACAAGGCGTTCCCAACAATTACGAAACTGATTTAATTTTCCCGATCATCCAGGCCACGGCTAACTTAGCTGACATCAACTACGCAGAGACAACCGAATCCGTCCAAACCTCCTTAAAAGTCATTGGCGATCATCTCCGGGCCGTGGTGCATTTAATTAGTGATGGGGTGAGTGCCAGTAATGTTGGGCGGGGCTATGTCTTGCGGCGGCTGATTCGGCGGGTAGTTCGGCATGGGCGATTAGTCGGGATTACCAAACCCTTTACAACGGGCGTGGCGGAAGTGGCAATTCAACTGTCTGAGGTGGTGTATCCCCAGGTGCGACAACGGCAAGCGGTGATTTTGGCAGAACTGGAACGGGAAGAAGAGAATTTCCTCAAAACCTTGGATCGGGGTGAAAAACTCCTGGCTGAAATTATTGCCAAAGCCAAATCATCCGGGAAAAAAGCTAAAACGGCGATGATCTCTGGCCTGGATGCTTTTACGCTCTACGACACCTATGGTTTTCCCTTTGAGTTGACCCAGGAAATTGCCGCCGAACAGGGCTTAACGGTGGATGAAAAAGGCTTTGATCAAGAAATGGAGAGCCAACGTCAACGCTCCCAGGCCGCCCACGAAACCATTGATTTAACGGTGAAAGGGAGTTTAGATCAACTGGCGGAAGACATTCACCCAACCAAGTTTATTGGCTACGACCAGTTTGCTTTGACGACTGAAATTGCCGCGCTACTCGTGGATGGGGACATTGTCAAATCAGCGGGGCCTGGGACTTCAGTACAGGTGATTTTGGCCGAAACTCCCTTCTATGCCGAATCTGGAGGTCAAATTGGTGACCGGGGTTACTTAGCGGGAAGTGATGTCCTCGTCCAAATTGAGGATGTCCAAAAGGAAAACGGCATCTTTGTCCACTATGGCCGGGTTGAACGGGGCAGTCTCCAGGCCGGGGATACGGTTACCGCCCAAATTGATCTCACCAGTCGCCGCCGGATTCAAGCCCACCACACCGCCACCCACCTCTTGCAAGCAGCCCTGAAAAAACTGATTGATGACTCGATTTCCCAGGCCGGGTCATTGGTCGCCTTTGATCGGTTGCGGTTTGACTTTAATTGCCCCAGAGCCTTAACTGCTGCCGAAGTTCAACAAGTTGAAGACCAAGTCAACACTTGGATCACAGAAAGCCACGCCACCCAAACTGAAGTTCTCCCCATTGCCGAGGCCAAAGCCAAGGGTGCGATTGCCATGTTTGGGGAAAAATACGGGGCAGAAGTCCGAGTGATGGATGTACCGGGGGTTTCAATGGAACTCTGTGGCGGCACCCATGTGGGCAATACGGCGGAAATTGGCCTGTTCAAAATCATTGCCGAAACCGGGGTCGCCTCTGGAATTCGCCGGATTGAAGCCATTGCCGGGCCTGCGGTGCGGGATTACCTCAATCAACGGGATCAGGTCGTGCGGGAATTGATGGAGCGGTTCAAAGTTAAACCCGAGGAAATTATTGAACGGATCACCGGCCTGCAAACGGAACTGAAAACTACGCAAAAAGAACGGGAAATCCTGAAAGCCGAACTCGCCCTCCTGAAAGCCAAAGACCTCCTCACCCAGGCCAAGGCCATTAACGATCTAAATATTCTCGTGGCTGAGTTGCCGGATATGGATGCGAATGGCCTGAAAACGACAGCGGAATGGTTCCTCCAAAAACTCCCCCAAGGTGCGGTGGTGTTGGGCTCTGCCTCGGAGGGGAAAGTTAGTCTGGTTGCAGCTATGAGTCCGGAAGCAATTAAACAGGGGCATCATGCCGGGAATTTAATTAAAGAACTGGCTCAACTCTGTGGTGGTGGTGGCGGTGGCCGACCGAATTTTGCCCAGGCCGGTGGCAAACAACCGGAAAAACTCGCAGAAGCCTTAAACTTAGCGCGGACTCTCCTAGAGATTTAGGATTGGGAAAAAGCCTATGGAAGAATTACTAGAGTTGCGGGCCTTAGTCCAAAATCACGACTACGAAAAAGCCCTAGCTCTGATTGATGAACTTGAGGAAATGTCGCGGGAAGACAAGTTAACCAAAATCTATAGTTACGCTGTGGTGCTGTTAGTTTATTTAATCAAACAAGCAGCCGAGGAACGTACAACCCGGTCTTGGGAGTTTTTGATTTATAACAGTATCAAGAGTATTAAACGGGTTAATCAGCGGCGTAAATCCGGTGGAGTCTATGCCAACGAAGCACAACTGCTTGAAATTATTGAGGATGCGTTTGATACGGCCTTAAGAAAGGCGGCTTTGGAAGCGTTTGAAGGGGTTTATTCAGATCAGCAACTTTTAGAGAAAATCAACCCCACTGAAATTCAGCAACAGGCTTTAACTTTAATCAAGGGTGAGGGGTAGAGTCGGAACCAGGCCTAAAAATCTCTGTTATTGTGGCAGTGGTTGTCCCAATTTTGCCCAGGCCGGGGGAAACAACCAGAAAAACTTATCGAAGTCCGCGCTCATTTTGGACTTTGAGTCATATCCCTAGGG is from Synechococcus sp. PCC 6312 and encodes:
- the alaS gene encoding alanine--tRNA ligase, whose amino-acid sequence is MTSTAPRLTAPPLTGDQIRQTFLEFYAAKGHTILPSASLIPEDPTVLLTIAGMLPFKPIFLGQQARTVPKATTSQKCIRTNDIENVGRTARHHTFFEMLGNFSFGDYFKTEAISWAWELLTEVYQLPPDRLVVSVFESDDQAWEIWHSKIGIPPEKICRMGEDSNFWTAGPTGPCGPCSEIYYDFHPELGTDGLDLEDDSRFIELYNLVFMELNQDANKHRTPLQAKNIDTGMGLERMAQVLQGVPNNYETDLIFPIIQATANLADINYAETTESVQTSLKVIGDHLRAVVHLISDGVSASNVGRGYVLRRLIRRVVRHGRLVGITKPFTTGVAEVAIQLSEVVYPQVRQRQAVILAELEREEENFLKTLDRGEKLLAEIIAKAKSSGKKAKTAMISGLDAFTLYDTYGFPFELTQEIAAEQGLTVDEKGFDQEMESQRQRSQAAHETIDLTVKGSLDQLAEDIHPTKFIGYDQFALTTEIAALLVDGDIVKSAGPGTSVQVILAETPFYAESGGQIGDRGYLAGSDVLVQIEDVQKENGIFVHYGRVERGSLQAGDTVTAQIDLTSRRRIQAHHTATHLLQAALKKLIDDSISQAGSLVAFDRLRFDFNCPRALTAAEVQQVEDQVNTWITESHATQTEVLPIAEAKAKGAIAMFGEKYGAEVRVMDVPGVSMELCGGTHVGNTAEIGLFKIIAETGVASGIRRIEAIAGPAVRDYLNQRDQVVRELMERFKVKPEEIIERITGLQTELKTTQKEREILKAELALLKAKDLLTQAKAINDLNILVAELPDMDANGLKTTAEWFLQKLPQGAVVLGSASEGKVSLVAAMSPEAIKQGHHAGNLIKELAQLCGGGGGGRPNFAQAGGKQPEKLAEALNLARTLLEI
- a CDS encoding DUF29 family protein yields the protein MEELLELRALVQNHDYEKALALIDELEEMSREDKLTKIYSYAVVLLVYLIKQAAEERTTRSWEFLIYNSIKSIKRVNQRRKSGGVYANEAQLLEIIEDAFDTALRKAALEAFEGVYSDQQLLEKINPTEIQQQALTLIKGEG